A genomic stretch from Sporichthya brevicatena includes:
- a CDS encoding anti-sigma factor: protein MDDFVEVRLPADGAYLSVLRTATAGLAARLDFTIDEIEDLRIAVDEACAMLLAQVVPDTELLCRFTLNAPTLTVEVTAPTRDGAVPPRNTFAWTVLSALAGDVTATVDSDQHLTITLRKTAEGAA, encoded by the coding sequence ATGGACGACTTCGTCGAGGTTCGACTCCCCGCCGACGGCGCCTACCTCTCCGTGCTGCGCACCGCCACTGCGGGTCTGGCCGCGCGGCTGGACTTCACGATCGACGAGATCGAGGACCTGCGCATCGCGGTGGACGAGGCCTGCGCGATGTTGCTCGCGCAGGTCGTCCCCGACACCGAACTGCTCTGCCGGTTCACGCTGAACGCCCCGACGCTGACCGTCGAGGTCACCGCACCGACGCGCGACGGCGCCGTTCCCCCGCGGAACACCTTCGCCTGGACGGTCCTGTCGGCGCTCGCCGGGGACGTGACGGCGACCGTCGACTCCGACCAACACCTGACGATCACCCTGCGCAAGACCGCCGAGGGGGCGGCATGA
- a CDS encoding sensor histidine kinase has protein sequence MASLTELVRASTDLDAADREWLQVLVADWQLLADLSFSDLVLWLPVRDGTGYLAVAQMRPTTGPTAFHDDLVGSFTARGHRPLLDIAHDEARIVREGDPELRSDVPVRMEAIPVRRAGRVLGVIARNTSLISVRTPSRLELTYIQCAADLARMIAAGLFPHVGAAGSVSNVLQDGSPRVGDGLIRLDPDGVVTYASPNALSAYRRLGLATDLVGTHLGTITAELAPTHGPVEEALAVVAGGRKPRGLEIETDDVVVGLRAIPLDSPEAHLGAIVLLRDVTDVRRRERELITKDATIREIHHRVKNNLQTVAALLRLQARRLTEPGARTALEEAVRRVGSIAIVHDTLSLSPDENLAFDEVVDRVLAMLSDVSSVEAGLLPRREGEFGTVAGDLATPLSMVLTELLQNALEHGITAGSKVLVVRARRTTNDDGPGETLYIEVDDDGRGLPADFDPISSSNLGLQIVRTLVTGELSGELEIGARPGGGTRVALTIPLRTRAH, from the coding sequence GTGGCGTCTCTCACCGAACTGGTCCGGGCGAGCACGGATCTCGACGCCGCCGACCGGGAGTGGTTGCAGGTCCTGGTCGCGGACTGGCAGCTGCTCGCCGACCTCTCCTTCTCGGACCTGGTCCTCTGGCTGCCGGTGCGGGACGGCACGGGGTATCTGGCCGTCGCCCAGATGCGCCCGACGACGGGGCCGACCGCCTTCCACGACGATCTCGTCGGGTCGTTCACGGCCCGGGGGCACCGTCCGCTGCTCGACATCGCCCACGACGAGGCGCGCATCGTCCGCGAGGGCGACCCCGAGCTGCGCAGCGACGTGCCGGTCCGCATGGAGGCCATCCCGGTCCGGCGGGCGGGCCGGGTCCTGGGCGTCATCGCCCGCAACACCAGCCTGATCTCGGTGCGCACACCCAGCCGCCTGGAACTCACCTACATCCAGTGCGCCGCGGACCTGGCCCGCATGATCGCTGCGGGCCTGTTCCCGCACGTGGGGGCGGCCGGCTCGGTGTCGAACGTCCTGCAGGACGGCTCCCCGCGCGTCGGCGACGGGCTGATCCGGCTCGACCCCGACGGGGTCGTCACCTACGCCAGTCCCAACGCCCTGTCCGCGTACCGGCGCCTCGGCCTGGCCACCGACCTCGTGGGGACGCACCTCGGGACGATCACCGCCGAGCTCGCCCCGACGCACGGCCCGGTCGAGGAGGCCCTCGCCGTCGTGGCCGGCGGCCGGAAGCCGCGGGGGCTGGAGATCGAGACCGACGACGTCGTCGTCGGGCTGCGCGCGATTCCGCTGGACTCGCCCGAGGCCCACCTCGGCGCGATCGTGCTGCTCCGCGACGTCACGGACGTCCGGCGCCGGGAACGGGAGCTGATCACCAAGGACGCCACGATCCGCGAGATCCACCACCGGGTGAAGAACAACCTGCAGACGGTGGCGGCGCTGCTGCGCCTCCAGGCCCGGCGGTTGACCGAGCCGGGCGCGCGGACGGCGCTGGAGGAGGCGGTGCGCCGGGTCGGGTCGATCGCGATCGTCCACGACACGCTCTCGCTGTCCCCGGACGAGAACCTCGCGTTCGACGAGGTCGTGGACCGGGTGCTGGCGATGCTCTCCGACGTCTCGTCGGTCGAGGCGGGCCTGCTGCCCCGACGCGAGGGGGAGTTCGGCACGGTCGCCGGAGACCTGGCGACCCCGCTGTCCATGGTGCTCACCGAGCTGCTGCAGAACGCCCTCGAGCACGGGATCACCGCGGGGTCGAAGGTCCTCGTGGTGCGCGCCCGGCGCACCACGAACGACGACGGACCGGGGGAGACCCTCTACATCGAGGTCGACGACGACGGACGCGGCCTGCCGGCCGACTTCGACCCGATCTCGTCGTCGAACCTCGGGCTGCAGATCGTGCGGACCCTGGTCACCGGTGAACTCTCCGGCGAGCTCGAGATCGGAGCCCGGCCGGGTGGGGGAACGCGGGTCGCGCTGACGATTCCGCTGCGGACGCGGGCCCACTGA
- the bioB gene encoding biotin synthase BioB produces the protein MTTLEDRPLATDPADLLATAREQVLERGVGLDEAQVLAVLNLGDEHLEDLLGLAHEVRMRWCGPEVEVEGIVSLKTGGCPEDCHFCSQSGQFTSPVRSVWLDIPALVEAAKATAATGATEFCIVAAVRGPDERLMTQMREGVAAIKEAVDIQVAASLGMLTQAQVDELAAMGVHRYNHNLETARSYFPNVVTTHTWEERWETLTMVREAGMEVCCGGIVGMGETLEQRAEFAAQLATLTPDEVPLNFLNPRPGTPFGDQEPLSAQDALRTIAAFRLAMPRTILRYAGGREITLGDLGTREGLLGGINAVIVGNYLTTLGRDPKEDLALLDELKMPIKALADTF, from the coding sequence ATGACCACGCTCGAAGACCGCCCGCTGGCGACCGACCCGGCCGACCTCCTCGCGACCGCGCGGGAGCAGGTGCTCGAGCGTGGCGTCGGGCTGGACGAGGCCCAGGTGCTGGCCGTGCTGAACCTGGGCGACGAGCACCTGGAGGACCTGCTGGGGCTGGCGCACGAGGTGCGGATGCGCTGGTGCGGGCCGGAGGTCGAGGTCGAGGGCATCGTCTCGCTCAAGACCGGTGGGTGCCCGGAGGACTGTCACTTCTGCTCCCAGTCGGGCCAGTTCACCTCCCCGGTGCGCTCGGTGTGGCTGGACATCCCGGCGCTGGTCGAGGCGGCCAAGGCCACGGCGGCGACCGGGGCGACCGAGTTCTGCATCGTGGCGGCCGTGCGCGGTCCGGACGAGCGGTTGATGACGCAGATGCGTGAGGGTGTCGCGGCGATCAAGGAAGCGGTGGACATCCAGGTCGCCGCCTCGCTGGGGATGCTGACCCAGGCCCAGGTGGACGAGCTCGCGGCGATGGGCGTGCACCGGTACAACCACAACCTGGAGACCGCGCGCTCCTACTTCCCGAACGTGGTCACCACCCACACCTGGGAGGAGCGCTGGGAGACCCTGACGATGGTCCGCGAGGCGGGCATGGAGGTCTGCTGCGGCGGCATCGTCGGCATGGGCGAGACCCTCGAGCAGCGGGCCGAGTTCGCCGCGCAGCTGGCGACGCTGACCCCGGACGAGGTCCCGCTGAACTTCCTCAACCCCCGCCCGGGCACCCCGTTCGGGGACCAGGAACCCCTCTCGGCGCAGGACGCGCTGCGCACCATCGCCGCGTTCCGGCTCGCGATGCCGCGCACGATCCTGCGTTACGCCGGCGGCCGGGAGATCACCCTGGGCGACCTGGGCACCCGCGAGGGCCTGCTCGGCGGCATCAACGCCGTCATCGTCGGGAACTACCTGACCACCCTGGGCCGGGACCCCAAGGAGGACCTCGCCCTCCTCGACGAGCTGAAGATGCCGATCAAGGCCCTCGCCGACACCTTCTGA
- the mctP gene encoding monocarboxylate uptake permease MctP, producing the protein MPVPDTEIDIQGVQLTIFILIFALVTLLGFAASRWRAANLDNLDEWGLGGRSFGAWITWFLIGGDLYTAYTFVAVPALVYGAGALGFFAVPYTIVVYPIVFFVALRLWSVSRARGYVTAADFVEARHGSPALALIIALTGIVATMPYIALQLIGIEAVLKTMGLGTQEFLGTDEWPVIIAFAILAAYTYQAGLRAPALIAFVKDTLIYVVVIAAVIVIPYKLGGFDEIFAAADAKFEASPNPNDGITLADAQVLGYSTLAFGSALALFLYPHCVTGLLAARSRDTIKRNMAALPAYSLVLGLLALLGYMAIAAGVKPIVTDGKADPNTIVPQLFDSQFPAWFAGIAFAAIGIGALVPAAIMSIAAANLFSRNVWKAYLRPQADEREQARVSKITSLVVKAGAVATILVLDPQFSIDLQLIGGVIILQTLPAIVLGLYSGWFHRSALIAGWVAGMVVGLSMLYTTENAATGKAHFGGSLYRWSDLGLDTDKTVYPGLVAVLVNLAVCVVGTVVMRAGKVPAGVDRTAPEDYRADHVPARPH; encoded by the coding sequence ATGCCGGTCCCCGACACCGAGATCGACATCCAGGGCGTCCAGCTCACGATCTTCATCCTGATCTTCGCGCTGGTGACCCTGCTCGGCTTCGCCGCGAGCCGATGGCGGGCCGCGAACCTCGACAATCTCGACGAGTGGGGGCTCGGCGGGCGCAGCTTCGGCGCGTGGATCACCTGGTTCCTGATCGGCGGTGACCTCTACACCGCCTACACGTTCGTCGCCGTGCCCGCGCTCGTCTACGGCGCCGGCGCCCTCGGGTTCTTCGCGGTCCCGTACACGATCGTGGTCTACCCGATCGTCTTCTTCGTCGCGCTGCGGCTGTGGTCGGTCTCCCGCGCCCGGGGCTACGTCACCGCTGCGGACTTCGTCGAGGCGCGGCACGGCTCCCCCGCGCTCGCGCTGATCATCGCGCTCACCGGCATCGTCGCGACGATGCCGTACATCGCGCTGCAGCTGATCGGCATCGAGGCCGTGCTGAAGACGATGGGCCTCGGCACCCAGGAGTTCCTCGGCACCGACGAGTGGCCGGTCATCATCGCGTTCGCAATCCTCGCCGCCTACACGTACCAGGCCGGCCTCCGGGCGCCCGCGCTGATCGCCTTCGTCAAGGACACGTTGATCTACGTCGTCGTGATCGCGGCGGTCATCGTCATCCCCTACAAGCTCGGCGGGTTCGACGAGATCTTCGCCGCGGCCGACGCGAAGTTCGAGGCGAGCCCGAACCCCAACGACGGCATCACGCTCGCCGACGCGCAGGTCCTCGGGTACTCCACGCTGGCCTTCGGTTCGGCGCTCGCCCTGTTCCTCTACCCGCACTGCGTCACCGGTCTGCTCGCCGCGCGCAGCCGCGACACCATCAAGCGGAACATGGCGGCGCTCCCGGCCTACAGCCTCGTGCTCGGCCTGCTCGCCCTGCTCGGCTACATGGCCATCGCGGCCGGGGTGAAACCGATCGTCACCGACGGCAAGGCCGACCCGAACACGATCGTCCCGCAGCTGTTCGACTCCCAGTTCCCGGCGTGGTTCGCGGGCATCGCCTTCGCCGCCATCGGCATCGGCGCGCTGGTGCCGGCCGCGATCATGTCGATCGCCGCGGCCAACCTGTTCAGCCGCAACGTCTGGAAGGCCTACCTGCGCCCGCAGGCCGACGAGCGCGAGCAGGCTCGGGTCAGCAAGATCACCTCGCTGGTGGTGAAGGCCGGTGCGGTGGCGACGATCCTCGTCCTCGACCCGCAGTTCTCGATCGACCTGCAGCTGATCGGCGGCGTGATCATCCTGCAGACGCTGCCGGCGATCGTGCTCGGCCTCTACAGCGGCTGGTTCCACCGCAGCGCCCTGATCGCGGGCTGGGTGGCCGGCATGGTCGTCGGGCTGTCGATGCTCTACACGACCGAGAACGCGGCGACCGGCAAGGCGCACTTCGGCGGCTCGCTGTACCGCTGGTCCGACCTCGGCCTCGACACCGACAAGACCGTCTACCCCGGGCTGGTCGCCGTCCTGGTCAACCTCGCGGTCTGCGTCGTCGGCACCGTCGTCATGCGGGCCGGAAAGGTGCCCGCCGGCGTCGACCGCACCGCCCCGGAGGACTACCGGGCCGATCACGTCCCGGCGCGCCCCCACTAA
- the bioD gene encoding dethiobiotin synthase, giving the protein MSALIVTGTGTGVGKTVVTAALAALAADRGVPVAVVKPAQTGVGFGEPGDLSEIERLSGVTDTHEFARFLRPLSPAAAARQAGKPPLDLTAVAEEIRELRGTRRLVLVEGAGGLLVRFDPDGRTIADLARMLDAPVLLVAEPGLGTLNHTALTLEAMAHRGLDLAGLVLGSWPAEPGLAHRTNLMDLETLAARPLAGALPENAGSLGRAAFLAAAKAGLSPQFGGTFDAAGFKAKHLSTLHR; this is encoded by the coding sequence ATGAGCGCACTGATCGTCACCGGCACCGGCACCGGCGTCGGGAAGACCGTGGTGACCGCGGCCCTGGCCGCCCTCGCCGCGGACCGCGGGGTCCCCGTCGCCGTCGTGAAGCCGGCCCAGACCGGCGTGGGCTTCGGCGAGCCCGGTGACCTGTCCGAGATCGAGCGTCTCTCCGGCGTCACCGACACCCACGAGTTCGCGCGGTTCCTGCGTCCCCTCTCCCCGGCCGCCGCGGCCCGGCAGGCCGGCAAGCCCCCGCTCGACCTGACCGCCGTCGCCGAGGAGATCCGCGAGCTGCGTGGCACCCGGCGCCTGGTCCTCGTCGAGGGCGCGGGCGGGCTGCTGGTCCGCTTCGACCCCGACGGTCGCACGATCGCCGACCTGGCCCGGATGCTGGACGCGCCGGTCCTGCTGGTGGCCGAGCCCGGGCTCGGCACGCTCAACCACACCGCGCTGACGCTGGAGGCGATGGCGCACCGCGGCCTGGACCTCGCCGGTCTCGTCCTCGGCTCGTGGCCGGCCGAGCCGGGTCTGGCCCACCGGACGAATTTGATGGACCTGGAGACCCTCGCGGCCCGACCGCTGGCCGGGGCGCTGCCGGAGAACGCGGGATCCCTGGGCCGGGCCGCCTTCCTCGCCGCCGCGAAGGCGGGCCTGTCCCCGCAGTTCGGCGGGACGTTCGACGCGGCGGGCTTCAAGGCGAAGCACCTCTCTACTCTCCACCGCTGA
- a CDS encoding 8-amino-7-oxononanoate synthase, whose translation MTDRSPTPNPFDWLDAHAARRTAAGLRRWLRHRVSDDPVLDLASNDYLGLARHPEVAEAVAAAAKEWGAGSTGSRLVTGSTTVHRDLEAAAAAHVGAEAGLVFSSGYLANLGAVTALAGPGTLIVSDARNHASLVDACRLSRARVEIVPHLDVAAVENTLAVRTEERALVITDGVFSVDGAIAPVAELLTVARRHGAGLLVDEAHALGVVGEGGRGTVHAAGLAGAPDVVVTSVLSKSLGSQGGLVLGPARVIEHLVDTARSFIFDTGLAPATAAGALAALRLLAGHPELATGVRDRAREISAIARSLGLDSPEPHGAVAAVLVGEAEAAVAAADLCLSLGVRVGCFRPPSVPDGISRLRVTARADLTDADVERARAALAAVAARLNSQA comes from the coding sequence ATGACCGACCGGTCCCCCACCCCGAACCCCTTCGACTGGCTCGACGCCCACGCCGCCCGCCGGACCGCGGCCGGGCTGCGCCGCTGGCTGCGCCACCGCGTCAGCGACGACCCCGTCCTCGACCTCGCCTCCAACGACTACCTGGGTCTGGCCCGGCACCCCGAGGTGGCCGAGGCGGTCGCCGCGGCGGCCAAGGAGTGGGGCGCGGGATCGACCGGGTCGCGCCTGGTCACCGGATCGACGACGGTGCACCGCGACCTCGAGGCCGCCGCCGCGGCCCACGTCGGCGCCGAGGCCGGCCTCGTCTTCTCCTCCGGCTACCTCGCCAACCTCGGCGCGGTCACCGCCCTGGCCGGCCCCGGGACGCTGATCGTCTCCGACGCCCGCAACCACGCCTCGCTCGTCGACGCCTGCCGCCTGTCCCGCGCCCGGGTCGAGATCGTGCCCCACCTCGACGTCGCCGCCGTCGAGAACACGCTGGCCGTCCGCACCGAGGAGCGGGCGCTGGTCATCACCGACGGCGTGTTCTCGGTGGACGGCGCGATCGCGCCGGTGGCCGAGCTCCTGACGGTGGCTCGGCGCCACGGTGCGGGCCTGCTCGTCGACGAGGCCCACGCGCTCGGCGTGGTCGGCGAGGGCGGCCGCGGGACCGTCCACGCCGCCGGCCTGGCCGGGGCCCCGGACGTCGTCGTCACCTCGGTGCTCTCGAAGTCCCTCGGCAGCCAGGGCGGCCTGGTCCTCGGCCCGGCCCGCGTGATCGAGCACCTCGTCGACACCGCGCGCAGCTTCATCTTCGACACCGGCCTGGCCCCCGCGACGGCGGCCGGCGCCCTGGCCGCCCTGCGCCTGCTGGCCGGCCACCCCGAGCTCGCCACCGGCGTCCGCGACCGGGCCCGGGAGATCTCGGCGATCGCGCGGTCGCTCGGCCTCGACTCCCCCGAGCCCCACGGCGCGGTGGCCGCGGTGCTCGTCGGCGAGGCCGAGGCCGCCGTCGCGGCGGCCGACCTCTGCCTCTCCCTCGGGGTGCGGGTGGGCTGTTTCCGGCCCCCGTCCGTGCCGGACGGCATCTCCCGGCTGCGCGTCACCGCCCGCGCCGACCTCACCGACGCCGACGTCGAGCGGGCCCGCGCTGCGCTGGCCGCGGTGGCCGCACGGTTGAATTCGCAGGCATGA
- a CDS encoding WhiB family transcriptional regulator gives MDWRHRAVCRDEDPELFFPIGNTGPALMQIEEAKAVCRRCDVVETCLQWALESGQDAGVWGGLSEDERRALKRRTARARARVV, from the coding sequence ATGGACTGGCGCCACCGCGCAGTCTGCCGGGACGAGGATCCCGAGCTGTTCTTCCCGATCGGGAACACCGGGCCCGCCCTGATGCAGATCGAAGAGGCCAAGGCCGTGTGCCGGCGTTGCGACGTCGTCGAGACGTGCCTGCAGTGGGCGCTCGAGTCCGGCCAGGACGCCGGCGTCTGGGGCGGTCTCTCCGAGGACGAGCGTCGCGCCCTCAAGCGCCGCACCGCTCGCGCCCGCGCCCGCGTCGTCTGA
- a CDS encoding DUF3311 domain-containing protein, whose protein sequence is MRQRRLSIPVLLSLPLLGTLLPWVYNKRDPQLFDVPFFYWYQLLWIPLSVLCTLTVYRLTREEG, encoded by the coding sequence ATGCGTCAACGCAGGCTCTCGATCCCCGTCCTGCTGTCCCTGCCGCTGCTGGGCACGCTGCTCCCCTGGGTCTACAACAAACGGGACCCGCAGCTGTTCGACGTGCCCTTCTTCTACTGGTACCAGCTGCTCTGGATCCCGCTGTCGGTGCTGTGCACGCTCACCGTCTACCGGCTCACCCGGGAAGAGGGGTAG
- a CDS encoding RNA polymerase sigma factor SigF, giving the protein MAPGRDAADVADEIQAEENQAEENQADEIQAEPTRDSAREVERDRARAMLTELASMELDDPRRPALRDALVELHLPLVEHLARRFRNRGEPLDDLVQVATIGLIKSVDRFEIDRGVEFSTYATPTIVGEIKRHFRDRGWAVRVPRRLQELRLHLSTATAELSQQLGRAPTVSELAERLGRSEEEVLEGLESANAYSTLSLDVPEQGEGDSPAVVDSLGGEDEALEGVEYRESLKPLLERLPPREKRILLLRFFGGMTQSQIATELGISQMHVSRLLARTLAKLRADLLVEE; this is encoded by the coding sequence CTGGCGCCGGGCCGGGACGCGGCTGACGTGGCCGACGAGATCCAGGCCGAGGAGAACCAGGCCGAGGAGAACCAGGCCGACGAGATCCAGGCCGAGCCGACCCGGGACTCGGCCCGCGAGGTCGAACGGGACCGCGCCCGCGCGATGCTCACCGAGCTCGCGTCGATGGAGCTCGACGACCCCCGCCGACCCGCCCTGCGCGACGCGCTCGTCGAGCTCCACCTACCCCTGGTCGAGCACCTGGCCCGCCGGTTCCGCAACCGCGGCGAGCCCCTCGACGACCTCGTCCAGGTCGCGACGATCGGGCTGATCAAGTCCGTCGACCGTTTCGAGATCGACCGGGGCGTCGAGTTCTCGACCTACGCCACCCCGACCATCGTCGGCGAGATCAAGCGCCACTTCCGCGACCGCGGTTGGGCCGTTCGGGTTCCCCGGCGCCTGCAGGAGCTGCGGCTGCACCTCTCGACCGCGACCGCCGAGCTCTCCCAGCAGCTCGGCCGCGCCCCGACCGTCTCCGAGCTCGCCGAGCGGCTCGGGCGTTCCGAGGAAGAGGTCCTCGAAGGTCTGGAGTCGGCCAACGCCTACAGCACCCTCTCCCTCGACGTCCCGGAGCAGGGCGAGGGCGACTCCCCCGCCGTCGTCGACTCCCTGGGCGGGGAGGACGAGGCGCTCGAGGGCGTCGAGTACCGCGAGTCGCTCAAGCCGTTGCTGGAGCGACTGCCCCCGCGCGAGAAGCGCATCCTGCTGCTCCGCTTCTTCGGCGGGATGACGCAGTCGCAGATCGCGACCGAGCTCGGCATCTCGCAGATGCACGTCTCCCGGTTGCTCGCCCGCACGCTCGCGAAGCTGCGCGCCGACCTCCTCGTCGAGGAGTAG
- a CDS encoding DUF2785 domain-containing protein has translation MTDPDRRAPAGAALDPGFWEAVLAQGGIVPTDRRLDDMTVELVELLGDLDPHLRDDLALTILLRWIAAGVYDDLLPAMGDGISEGLRPGLGEDGTPSVLRRSFSARVLAAVIDRDNVLHGMHREAVLRWGDRGLSWLLAERDLRGHVPGAGRAAAMEHGAELLRAMAESRHLQADGLGVLLDALAERLLRPTPHAFSGQEADHLAYSAMTVLHRDAVEPVFLQAWIDHLAVAWRPHSEDDPGEPNGLVPARVRNTVAFARALHLQLLLGVRPSAGREPFPGPPAARVEVLGALQAALRSSGPHFEPGRLPGSRR, from the coding sequence GTGACCGACCCGGACCGGCGCGCGCCCGCCGGTGCCGCGTTGGACCCCGGGTTCTGGGAGGCCGTCCTGGCCCAGGGCGGGATCGTCCCCACCGACCGCCGTCTCGACGACATGACCGTCGAGCTCGTCGAACTGCTCGGCGACCTCGATCCGCACCTGCGTGACGACCTCGCGCTGACGATCCTGCTGCGGTGGATCGCGGCCGGTGTCTACGACGACCTGCTGCCCGCGATGGGCGACGGGATCAGCGAGGGCCTCCGGCCGGGCCTGGGCGAGGACGGCACGCCCTCGGTCCTGCGCCGCTCGTTCTCGGCGCGGGTGCTCGCCGCGGTGATCGACCGGGACAACGTCCTGCACGGCATGCACCGCGAGGCCGTCCTGCGCTGGGGCGACCGCGGGCTGTCCTGGCTGCTGGCCGAGCGTGATCTGCGCGGGCACGTGCCCGGCGCCGGCCGCGCGGCCGCGATGGAGCACGGGGCCGAACTCCTCCGGGCGATGGCCGAGTCGCGCCACCTGCAGGCCGACGGGCTCGGCGTCCTCCTCGACGCCCTCGCCGAGCGTCTGCTGCGGCCGACCCCGCACGCCTTCTCCGGCCAGGAGGCGGACCACCTCGCCTACAGCGCGATGACGGTGCTGCACCGCGACGCGGTCGAGCCGGTGTTCCTCCAGGCCTGGATCGACCACCTCGCCGTCGCCTGGCGCCCGCACTCCGAGGACGACCCCGGCGAGCCGAACGGCCTGGTGCCCGCCCGGGTCCGCAACACCGTCGCCTTCGCCCGCGCGCTGCACCTGCAGCTGCTGCTCGGGGTCCGCCCGAGCGCGGGGCGTGAGCCGTTCCCGGGTCCGCCCGCTGCGCGGGTCGAGGTGCTCGGCGCGCTGCAGGCCGCCCTGCGCAGTTCCGGCCCGCACTTCGAGCCCGGCCGGCTGCCCGGGAGCCGGCGATGA